A DNA window from Halorubrum sp. DM2 contains the following coding sequences:
- a CDS encoding ABC transporter permease translates to MISSRVIRNLKKEFRGSGLAKLGLALVVLITLTAVFAPFVAPHDPTEQRLDQSELPPIGFSETTERTSSQMVDGEIRTVTETVEITPDPRFVFGTDGLGRDMFSRVVYGARTSLVVGVLGTLLAASIGVPVGLLAGYHRGRVDDALMRIADVSLAFPSLVLAVALIGLWGRAAVDVPDPFVVAGLAPGMPESFVLPITVVIVVGLVNWVWFARVARGEALSLRGQEYVKASRALGADDNTIILRHVLPNAVTPIIVLGTVQVAAIILLESSLSFLGFSGTTLSWGFDISQGRDYISSGQWWIASIPGLAIMLSVIGINLLGDWLRDALDPGIEGEGGAA, encoded by the coding sequence ATGATATCTTCACGCGTCATTCGAAATCTCAAAAAGGAGTTCAGAGGGAGCGGGCTCGCAAAGCTCGGGCTGGCGCTGGTGGTCCTCATCACGTTGACCGCCGTGTTCGCCCCCTTCGTCGCGCCCCACGACCCGACCGAACAGCGGCTCGACCAGAGCGAGCTACCGCCGATCGGCTTCTCGGAAACCACCGAACGGACCTCCTCGCAGATGGTCGACGGCGAGATCCGGACGGTCACCGAGACCGTCGAGATCACACCCGACCCGCGGTTCGTCTTCGGCACCGACGGGCTCGGCCGCGACATGTTCTCGCGGGTGGTGTACGGCGCTCGGACGTCGCTCGTCGTTGGCGTCCTCGGGACCCTGCTCGCGGCCTCCATCGGCGTCCCCGTCGGCCTGCTCGCCGGCTATCACCGCGGGCGCGTCGACGACGCGCTGATGCGGATCGCGGACGTCAGCCTCGCGTTTCCGTCGCTCGTGCTGGCGGTCGCACTGATCGGACTGTGGGGCCGCGCGGCGGTCGACGTCCCCGATCCGTTCGTCGTCGCCGGGCTCGCCCCGGGGATGCCCGAGAGCTTCGTGTTGCCGATAACGGTGGTGATCGTCGTCGGGCTCGTCAACTGGGTGTGGTTCGCCCGCGTCGCCCGGGGGGAGGCGCTCTCCTTACGCGGGCAGGAGTACGTGAAGGCATCTCGTGCGCTGGGTGCCGACGACAACACGATCATCCTCCGGCACGTCCTGCCGAACGCGGTGACGCCGATCATCGTCCTCGGGACGGTGCAGGTGGCGGCGATAATCCTCTTGGAGAGCTCGCTGTCGTTCCTCGGCTTCTCCGGGACGACGCTGTCGTGGGGCTTCGACATCTCGCAGGGGCGCGACTACATCTCCTCGGGCCAGTGGTGGATCGCCTCGATCCCCGGCCTCGCGATCATGCTGTCGGTGATCGGAATCAACCTGCTCGGCGACTGGCTCCGTGACGCCTTGGACCCCGGCATCGAGGGCGAAGGGGGTGCCGCATGA
- a CDS encoding oligopeptide/dipeptide ABC transporter ATP-binding protein yields MSDPLLSVDGLKKYYADDQSLVDRLLGEESESVKAVDGVSFDVREGETLGLVGESGCGKSTTGETVLRLREPTAGEVTFDGADLREMTDSELTQFRRRAQIVFQDPFSSLDPRMTTGDIVTEGLRIHDIADRDQRRETARDLLERVGLSADQVDRYPHEFSGGQRQRIGIARALALDPDFVVLDEPVSALDVSVQAQILNLLDDLQEDFGLTFLFIAHNLGVVRHVCDRVAVMYLGEIVEVGPVEEIFDDPAHPYTKALLSSVPRATTEERDEAFDTLQGDVPSPRNPPSGCRFHTRCPQARAACRESTPPAYDVGDGRTAACFRSDDDHAYWDSEPIGENAREEPADD; encoded by the coding sequence ATGAGCGACCCGCTGCTCTCCGTCGACGGGCTGAAGAAGTACTACGCGGACGACCAGTCGCTCGTCGACCGCCTGCTCGGCGAGGAGTCGGAGAGCGTGAAGGCCGTCGACGGCGTCTCCTTCGACGTGCGGGAGGGCGAGACGCTGGGGCTGGTCGGCGAGTCCGGCTGCGGGAAGTCGACGACGGGCGAGACGGTGTTGCGCCTGCGCGAACCGACCGCCGGCGAGGTCACGTTCGACGGGGCGGACCTCCGTGAAATGACCGACAGCGAGCTGACGCAGTTCCGGCGGCGGGCGCAGATCGTGTTCCAAGACCCGTTCTCCAGTCTCGACCCCCGGATGACCACCGGTGATATCGTCACCGAGGGGCTCCGGATCCACGACATCGCCGACCGGGACCAGCGCCGCGAGACGGCCCGCGACCTGCTCGAACGCGTCGGGCTCTCCGCCGATCAGGTCGACCGCTACCCCCACGAGTTCTCCGGCGGACAGCGCCAGCGGATCGGGATCGCCCGGGCGCTCGCCTTGGACCCCGATTTCGTCGTCTTGGACGAGCCAGTGTCGGCGCTCGACGTGAGCGTTCAGGCGCAGATCCTGAACCTCCTCGACGACCTTCAGGAGGACTTCGGGCTGACGTTCCTCTTCATCGCGCACAACCTCGGCGTGGTCCGGCACGTCTGTGACCGCGTCGCGGTGATGTACCTCGGCGAGATCGTCGAGGTCGGGCCGGTCGAGGAGATATTCGACGACCCCGCACACCCGTACACGAAGGCGCTCCTGTCGAGCGTTCCCCGTGCGACCACGGAGGAGCGCGACGAGGCGTTCGACACCCTTCAGGGAGACGTCCCCTCGCCGCGGAACCCGCCTTCGGGCTGCCGGTTCCACACGCGCTGTCCGCAGGCGCGCGCGGCCTGCCGGGAGTCGACGCCGCCGGCGTACGACGTGGGCGACGGCCGGACGGCGGCCTGCTTCCGGTCGGACGACGACCACGCGTACTGGGACAGCGAGCCGAT
- a CDS encoding ABC transporter ATP-binding protein gives MSDAPRVDDAEEAVDPRATGDATPAGTPGPDDVLAVRDLSTRFFTEEGQINAVESVSFDLREDEILGVVGESGSGKSVTALSLVDLVETPGRITSGEVWYRDPDLADEFRDTDAVQVDGDHVDLRTVPQSVRRSLRGPSFSVIFQDPMSSFNPSITVGEQIAEAVEVQRRARANPRSTRSRTQGYGLGKYLLDGIVPGRDYTSDESMDRAVELLGQVGIPDPEERVDEYPGQFSGGMLQRAMIAQALAGEPDVLIADEPTTALDVTIQAQILTLLREIQAERGMSIVLITHDLGVIAEMCDRVCVMYAGEVVERGTLDSVFNETVHPYTQGLLGSIPDVDDPRARLEPIGGNVPSLIDAEMDDRCYFADRCPKAMEACLDKPAELTVDAAADHGAKCVLAAREYDPADALPDDHFEGDSGDPDDAAAADGGVRE, from the coding sequence ATGAGCGACGCCCCCCGCGTCGACGACGCCGAGGAGGCGGTCGACCCCCGAGCGACCGGCGACGCGACCCCGGCCGGGACGCCCGGTCCCGACGACGTGCTCGCGGTTCGTGACCTCTCGACCCGATTCTTCACCGAGGAGGGGCAGATCAACGCGGTGGAGTCCGTCTCCTTCGACCTCCGCGAGGACGAGATCCTCGGCGTCGTCGGCGAGTCCGGCTCCGGCAAGTCGGTGACGGCGCTGTCGCTCGTCGACCTCGTCGAGACGCCCGGCCGGATCACTTCGGGGGAGGTGTGGTATCGCGACCCCGACCTCGCAGACGAGTTCCGCGATACGGACGCGGTACAGGTCGACGGGGACCACGTCGACCTCCGCACCGTTCCCCAGAGCGTCCGCCGGTCGCTGCGCGGTCCCTCCTTCAGCGTCATCTTCCAGGACCCGATGAGCAGCTTCAACCCCTCGATCACCGTCGGCGAGCAGATCGCCGAGGCGGTCGAGGTCCAGCGCCGGGCGCGGGCGAACCCCCGCTCGACGCGCTCGCGCACCCAGGGGTACGGACTCGGGAAGTACTTACTCGACGGGATCGTTCCCGGCCGCGACTACACGAGCGACGAGAGCATGGACCGGGCCGTCGAACTGCTCGGGCAGGTGGGGATCCCGGACCCCGAGGAGCGCGTCGACGAGTATCCCGGCCAGTTCTCCGGCGGCATGCTCCAGCGCGCGATGATCGCGCAGGCGCTCGCCGGCGAACCCGACGTGCTGATCGCCGACGAGCCGACGACCGCGCTCGACGTGACGATCCAGGCGCAGATCCTGACCCTCCTGCGCGAGATTCAGGCGGAGCGCGGGATGAGCATCGTACTCATCACGCACGACCTTGGCGTGATCGCCGAGATGTGCGACCGCGTCTGCGTGATGTACGCGGGCGAGGTCGTCGAGCGCGGCACGCTCGACTCCGTGTTCAACGAGACCGTCCACCCGTACACGCAGGGCCTACTCGGATCGATCCCGGACGTGGACGACCCGCGGGCGCGACTCGAACCGATCGGGGGGAACGTCCCGAGCCTGATCGACGCCGAGATGGACGACCGGTGTTACTTCGCCGATCGGTGTCCGAAGGCGATGGAAGCGTGCCTCGATAAGCCGGCCGAGTTGACGGTCGACGCCGCCGCCGACCACGGCGCGAAGTGCGTCCTCGCGGCCCGCGAGTACGACCCGGCCGACGCGCTCCCGGACGATCACTTCGAGGGCGACTCCGGCGACCCCGACGACGCGGCCGCGGCCGACGGAGGTGTGCGCGAATGA